In Antechinus flavipes isolate AdamAnt ecotype Samford, QLD, Australia chromosome 3, AdamAnt_v2, whole genome shotgun sequence, a genomic segment contains:
- the ZNF428 gene encoding zinc finger protein 428 isoform X1: protein MSPEGRMMESGQRVALQKPGKGVQAENWGHELGRRCPGPGQTRDKLRPRRVRRRDHPRTRGGVLDIARPPPRIPPKSSCACSLARTTDLPPTPGSADPKCKLLRPSAAQPGGIQSWHPQGPGTCVDSAILPASTGESRCGHRGPAPCPAQGGGGRPQPSPSKLVLRRRRGPACCRRRPERAERGRQGCCQGRWREEALPWKGAGGDPILPSPSPLDISPSW from the exons ATGTCCCCCGAGGGCAGGATGATGGAATCTGGGCAGAGGGTAGCACTCCAAAAACCTGGGAAGGGGGTCCAGGCGGAGAATTGGGGACATGAGCTGGGCAGGAGATGCCCAGGCCCCGGGCAGACCAGAGACAAGCTCCGCCCCAGAAGGGTCAGACGGAGGGACCACCCCCGAACTCGAGGCGGAGTCCTAGATATTGCACGCCCTCCCCCCCGCATTCCGCCCAAGTCCTCGTGCGCATGCTCTCTGGCCCGGACTACGGACCTCCCCCCAACTCCGGGCTCTGCAGATCCGAAATGCAAATTGCTGCGCCCCAGCGCGGCCCAGCCCGGGGGCATACAAAGCTGGCATCCCCAGGGCCCGGGCACGTGCGTGGATAGCGCCATTCTCCCAGCAAGCACCGGGGAATCGCGCTGCGGCCACCGTGGCCCCGCCCCCTGCCCAGCGCAGGGCGGAGGTGGAAGG CCGCAGCCGTCGCCGTCGAAGCTCGTTCTGCGCAGGCGCCGAGGCCCTGCGTGCTGCCGCCGCCGACCGGAGCGAGCGGAGCGAGGTCGCCAGGGGTG CTGCCAGGGCCGCTGGAGAGAAGAGGCCCTGCCCTGGAAAGGGGCTGGGGGGGATCCCATCTTGCCGTCGCCGTCACCGCTGGACATCTCCCCCTCCTGGTAG
- the ZNF428 gene encoding zinc finger protein 428 isoform X2, whose protein sequence is MTETRETTETGGYASLEEDEEELSPGPEHPSDSDYTLSEPDSDEEEEEEEEEEETTDDPEYDPGYKVKQRLGGGRGAPSRRAPRAAPPPGPPPQPCALCGRPPPGEGAAAPGGPPCRLCRPAAPQATPSARTAAQRQAGEEDDEDEGATSTGGDGPPGDEGGAYHCTECEDSFDDLGELHGHFMLHARGEV, encoded by the exons ATGACGGAGACCCGGGAGACCACGGAGACCGGGGGCTATGCCAGcttggaggaggatgaggaggagctGTCCCCAG GCCCAGAGCACCCCTCCGACTCGGACTATACCCTCTCGGAGCCCGACtctgatgaggaggaagaggaggaggaggaggaggaggaaaccaCAGATGACCCAGAATACGACCCTGGCTACAAGGTGAAGCAGCGTCTCGGTGGGGGGCGAGGGGCACCCTCGCGGAGGGCCCCTCGGGCTGCCCCACCCCCAGGGCCCCCACCCCAGCCCTGCGCCCTGTGTGGCCGCCCGCCCCCGGGGGAGGGGGCCGCAGCCCCGGGGGGCCCACCCTGTCGGCTCTGCCGCCCCGCCGCCCCCCAGGCGACGCCCTCCGCCCGCACTGCCGCTCAGCGCCAGGCGGGGGAGGAGGACGACGAGGACGAGGGGGCCACCTCCACTGGAGGCGATGGGCCCCCTGGGGATGAGGGGGGCGCTTACCACTGCACAGAGTGCGAGGATTCGTTCGACGACCTTGGGGAGCTTCACGGCCACTTCATGCTGCACGCTCGAGGGGAGGTGTGA